In Streptomyces sclerotialus, one genomic interval encodes:
- a CDS encoding YybH family protein: MTETRERATTPEDLARLFVARANARDAEGLAELYAPDAVLAYPPGSTTVGRDAIRAVCERLVAHAPLPFAEEEPLPTLRYGDLALTATRPADGTGGRVQVARRQPDGTWLRIMDRPEAPTAPAAQDRR, encoded by the coding sequence ATGACCGAGACCCGTGAACGCGCCACCACCCCGGAGGACCTGGCCCGGCTCTTCGTGGCCCGCGCCAACGCCCGCGACGCCGAGGGGCTGGCCGAGCTGTACGCGCCCGACGCGGTGCTCGCCTACCCGCCGGGCTCCACGACCGTGGGACGGGACGCCATCCGCGCCGTGTGCGAGCGGCTGGTGGCGCACGCGCCGCTCCCGTTCGCCGAGGAGGAGCCGCTGCCGACGCTCCGGTACGGCGATCTCGCCCTGACCGCCACCCGGCCCGCCGACGGCACGGGCGGCCGGGTCCAGGTCGCGCGCCGGCAGCCGGACGGCACCTGGCTGCGCATCATGGACCGCCCGGAGGCCCCCACCGCTCCCGCGGCACAGGACCGGCGATGA
- a CDS encoding LysR family transcriptional regulator yields the protein MELHQLQYFVAVAEERNFTRAAEKLHVAQPGVSAQIRRLERELGEELLDRSGRAVRLTEVGAAVLPYARAALAAVDGARAAVDELTGLLRGHVAVGTVTSHHVDLPGLLAEFHDAHPAVDITLSEATSDELMEDLRTGRLDAAVVSVGSGTPAGLEIIVVDDQPVVAAVGPGHELAVHPVVPLDSLRGRPLISLPRGTGLRARLDEACAAAGFTPQIAFEASKPEVLAQLAARGLGAAILPGGYAASLAGQLRTVRIDPPALRGRLVFAWRADGPRSPAARALIDRARAVLP from the coding sequence ATGGAGCTTCATCAGTTGCAGTACTTCGTCGCCGTGGCCGAGGAGCGGAACTTCACCAGGGCCGCGGAGAAGCTGCACGTCGCCCAGCCCGGGGTGAGCGCGCAGATCCGGCGGCTGGAGCGGGAGCTGGGCGAGGAACTGCTGGACCGCTCGGGGCGCGCGGTGCGGCTGACCGAGGTGGGCGCGGCCGTCCTGCCGTACGCGCGGGCGGCGCTCGCCGCGGTGGACGGGGCCCGGGCGGCCGTCGACGAGCTGACCGGGCTGCTGCGCGGGCACGTCGCCGTGGGGACCGTGACCTCGCACCACGTCGATCTGCCCGGCCTCCTGGCGGAGTTCCACGACGCCCACCCCGCGGTCGACATCACGCTGTCCGAAGCCACGTCGGACGAGCTCATGGAGGATCTGCGGACGGGCCGGCTGGACGCGGCGGTCGTCAGCGTGGGGAGCGGCACCCCGGCCGGCCTGGAGATCATCGTGGTGGACGACCAGCCGGTCGTCGCGGCGGTCGGACCCGGCCACGAACTGGCCGTCCACCCGGTCGTCCCGCTCGACAGCCTGCGCGGCCGCCCGCTGATCAGCCTGCCCCGCGGCACGGGCCTGCGCGCCCGGCTCGACGAGGCGTGTGCGGCGGCGGGCTTCACGCCGCAGATCGCCTTCGAGGCGAGCAAGCCCGAGGTCCTCGCCCAGCTCGCAGCGCGCGGACTGGGGGCCGCGATCCTCCCGGGCGGCTACGCCGCGTCGCTGGCCGGGCAGCTGCGCACGGTCCGGATCGATCCGCCCGCACTGCGCGGGCGCCTGGTGTTCGCCTGGCGGGCCGACGGGCCGCGCAGCCCCGCAGCGCGCGCCCTGATCGACCGGGCCCGCGCCGTGCTGCCCTAG
- a CDS encoding serine hydrolase domain-containing protein encodes MLPKATIGPVRGENVTAVVQGTCAPGFENVRAEFARNFAERGEVGASLAVTLDGEFVVDLWGGYADAARSRPWERDSLVNVYSTSKGMTALCAHLLADRGELDLDAPVARYWPEFAQAGKDDVPVRWLLSHRAGLIAPRTPLTPDDVYDWEKVCAVLAAAEPWWRPGTAQGYHAVSFGFLVGEVVRRITGTSLGTFLRTEITEPLGADLYIGTPEAEHTRCAELIAPGVGGGLRKVFPGMPEGPFASLDAHPLAGVAVAMGYLPIGDVNSARCRTAEIPAANGNATAHGLATVYRALATGGLVGSGTLAAMRAQQSRDGEPDLVLSAAAPERLPFAWAAGYMLNCFGYFGPNPGTFGHGGAGGSLAFADPENRLSYAYTMNRFGGSTTGGDTRNLKLVESVYAAPALAGQA; translated from the coding sequence ATGTTGCCGAAGGCAACTATTGGTCCGGTGAGAGGCGAGAACGTGACAGCAGTCGTGCAGGGCACCTGCGCCCCCGGGTTCGAGAACGTCCGCGCCGAGTTCGCGCGCAACTTCGCCGAGCGCGGCGAGGTCGGCGCCTCCCTCGCGGTGACGCTCGACGGGGAGTTCGTGGTGGACCTCTGGGGCGGGTACGCCGACGCCGCCCGCAGCCGTCCCTGGGAGCGGGACAGCCTGGTCAACGTCTACTCCACCAGCAAGGGCATGACCGCGCTCTGCGCCCACCTGCTGGCCGACCGCGGCGAACTGGACCTCGACGCCCCCGTCGCCCGCTACTGGCCCGAGTTCGCGCAGGCCGGCAAGGACGACGTCCCGGTGCGCTGGCTGCTGTCCCACCGCGCCGGCCTGATCGCCCCGCGTACGCCCCTCACTCCGGACGACGTCTACGACTGGGAGAAGGTCTGCGCCGTCCTGGCCGCCGCCGAACCGTGGTGGCGGCCCGGCACCGCTCAGGGCTACCACGCCGTCAGCTTCGGCTTCCTGGTCGGCGAGGTCGTCCGCCGGATCACCGGCACCTCCCTCGGCACCTTCCTGCGCACCGAGATCACCGAACCGCTCGGCGCCGATCTGTACATCGGCACCCCTGAGGCCGAACACACCCGCTGCGCCGAGCTGATCGCCCCCGGCGTGGGCGGCGGCCTGCGGAAGGTGTTCCCCGGGATGCCCGAGGGCCCCTTCGCGTCACTGGACGCACATCCCCTGGCCGGCGTGGCCGTGGCCATGGGGTACCTGCCGATCGGGGACGTGAACAGCGCCCGCTGCCGTACCGCCGAGATCCCCGCGGCCAACGGCAACGCCACCGCGCACGGCCTGGCCACGGTCTACCGCGCCCTCGCCACCGGCGGACTGGTCGGCTCCGGCACGCTGGCGGCGATGCGCGCGCAGCAGAGCCGGGACGGCGAACCGGACCTGGTGCTCAGCGCCGCGGCCCCGGAGCGGCTGCCGTTCGCCTGGGCGGCCGGGTACATGCTCAACTGCTTCGGCTACTTCGGGCCCAACCCCGGTACGTTCGGGCACGGCGGCGCCGGCGGCTCGCTGGCCTTCGCCGACCCGGAGAACCGGCTCTCCTACGCCTACACGATGAACAGGTTCGGCGGCAGCACGACCGGCGGCGACACCCGCAACCTCAAGCTCGTCGAGTCGGTGTACGCGGCGCCGGCGCTCGCCGGACAGGCCTGA
- a CDS encoding flavin-dependent oxidoreductase produces MTVLIAGAGIGGLTAALSLHAAGTDARVVESAREVRPLGVGINLLPHAVRELTELGLGDDLAALGVATAENVYCDRHGRRIHTDLCGRAQGYHWPQYSVHRGELQMLLLAAVRARLGAGAVRTGTRLVDFEERADGVRARLLDRASGEEREYGATALVGADGLHSTVRARLHPQDGPLRWSGVRMWRGVTTEAEPFLTGSSMAILRDAAAELVVYPIGRRRINWVCLVREAEPQPLTEDAAWNRAGRPADVLPHVAGWRLDRLDVAGLVAGSDVVLQYPMVDRDPLPAWGSGRVTLLGDAAHPMYPVGANGASQAVVDARVLAHALARAAGVPDGLARYESARRTATTAVVLANREMHRAGGRTPQDLARITGTYRHATGSDVTVLNSRASLSVR; encoded by the coding sequence ATGACCGTCCTGATCGCCGGAGCCGGGATCGGCGGCCTCACCGCGGCGCTGAGCCTGCACGCCGCCGGAACCGACGCGAGGGTGGTGGAGAGCGCGCGCGAGGTCCGGCCGCTCGGCGTCGGCATCAACCTGCTGCCGCACGCCGTACGCGAACTGACCGAGCTGGGCCTGGGCGACGACCTCGCGGCGCTCGGCGTGGCCACCGCCGAGAACGTCTACTGCGACCGGCACGGCCGGCGGATCCACACCGATTTGTGCGGCAGGGCGCAGGGCTACCACTGGCCGCAGTACTCCGTCCACCGCGGCGAACTGCAGATGCTGCTGCTCGCCGCGGTCCGCGCACGGCTGGGCGCCGGCGCGGTCCGGACCGGAACCCGCCTGGTGGACTTCGAGGAACGGGCGGACGGCGTGCGGGCCCGGCTCCTGGACCGGGCGTCCGGGGAGGAGCGGGAGTACGGCGCCACGGCGCTCGTCGGCGCCGACGGCCTGCACTCGACGGTCCGGGCCCGGCTGCATCCGCAGGACGGCCCGCTGCGGTGGTCGGGCGTCCGCATGTGGCGCGGGGTGACCACCGAGGCCGAACCGTTCCTCACCGGCTCCTCGATGGCGATCCTGCGGGACGCGGCGGCGGAACTGGTCGTGTACCCGATCGGCCGCCGCCGCATCAACTGGGTGTGCCTGGTCCGGGAGGCCGAGCCGCAGCCGCTCACCGAGGACGCGGCCTGGAACCGTGCAGGCCGCCCGGCCGACGTACTGCCGCACGTCGCCGGCTGGCGGCTGGACCGGCTCGACGTAGCCGGCCTGGTGGCGGGCAGCGACGTCGTCCTGCAGTACCCGATGGTCGACCGCGACCCGCTGCCCGCCTGGGGCAGCGGCCGCGTCACCCTGCTCGGTGACGCCGCCCACCCGATGTACCCCGTCGGGGCCAACGGCGCGTCCCAGGCGGTCGTCGACGCCCGGGTACTCGCCCACGCACTCGCGCGGGCCGCCGGCGTACCGGACGGACTGGCCCGCTACGAGTCCGCGCGCCGCACCGCGACCACGGCCGTCGTCCTGGCGAACCGGGAGATGCACCGGGCCGGCGGCCGGACCCCGCAGGACCTCGCCCGCATCACCGGCACCTACCGGCACGCCACCGGCAGCGACGTCACCGTGCTCAACTCCCGGGCCTCCCTGTCCGTCCGATGA
- a CDS encoding sensor histidine kinase — MKSRRLPVLLLDLALIVAVLLDAWAHYEPDDPLGTVTSLVAAFSLALRHRLPLTTFVLTLPALVVADAKYASLAALYTFASLTHRRVLLAVCALTVVAGHVVPWPYPEYDDYQDTSTLIHLGYKLAMAAAPVFLGQLVQARRDLSVRLAEISEARDHERLLIAQTVLAKERAQLAREMHDVVSHQVSLIAVRAGALQVGTRDPAVKEAAATIRRLSVQTLEELRHMVSVLRASGSRPTELTPQPSLVDLQRLVNGSGIEAELRTDLPEGLPPTVQRAVYRTVQEALTNVRKHAPGATATVHLYSEGGTLHAVITNTAPTRPALPLPSASHGLVGLRQRAELLGGTVTAGPTADGGYRLHLELPAEGRPGTGGQR, encoded by the coding sequence CTGAAGTCCCGCCGGCTGCCGGTACTGCTGCTGGACCTCGCCCTCATCGTCGCCGTCCTGCTGGACGCCTGGGCCCACTACGAGCCGGACGACCCACTGGGCACCGTCACCTCCCTGGTCGCCGCCTTCTCCCTCGCGCTCCGCCACCGCCTGCCGCTGACCACGTTCGTGCTCACCCTGCCCGCACTCGTGGTCGCCGACGCCAAGTACGCCTCACTGGCGGCGCTCTACACCTTCGCCTCGCTCACCCACCGCCGGGTGCTGCTGGCCGTCTGCGCCCTGACGGTCGTGGCCGGTCACGTCGTGCCGTGGCCGTACCCGGAGTACGACGACTACCAGGACACCTCGACCCTGATCCACCTCGGGTACAAGCTGGCGATGGCGGCCGCTCCCGTCTTCCTCGGCCAGCTCGTCCAGGCCCGCCGGGACCTGTCGGTGCGGCTCGCCGAGATCTCCGAGGCCCGCGACCACGAGCGGCTGCTCATCGCGCAGACGGTCCTCGCGAAGGAACGCGCGCAGCTCGCCCGGGAGATGCACGACGTGGTCTCCCACCAGGTCAGCCTGATCGCCGTCCGGGCCGGAGCGCTCCAGGTCGGCACCCGGGACCCGGCGGTGAAGGAGGCGGCGGCCACGATCCGGCGGCTCAGCGTGCAGACGCTGGAGGAACTGCGGCACATGGTCAGTGTGTTACGGGCTTCCGGCAGCCGGCCGACCGAACTGACCCCGCAGCCCTCCCTCGTCGACCTCCAGCGCCTGGTGAACGGCAGCGGCATCGAGGCGGAGCTCAGGACCGACCTGCCCGAAGGGCTGCCGCCGACCGTGCAGCGTGCCGTCTACCGCACCGTCCAGGAAGCCCTGACCAACGTACGCAAGCACGCCCCGGGCGCCACCGCGACGGTCCACCTCTACTCCGAGGGCGGCACCCTGCACGCCGTCATCACCAACACCGCCCCCACCCGCCCGGCCCTGCCGCTGCCCAGCGCCTCCCACGGCCTGGTCGGCCTGCGACAGCGCGCCGAACTCCTCGGCGGCACCGTCACCGCCGGCCCCACGGCCGACGGCGGCTACCGGCTCCACCTGGAACTCCCGGCGGAGGGCAGACCGGGGACCGGCGGGCAGCGCTGA
- a CDS encoding FadR/GntR family transcriptional regulator yields the protein MVGSPSRSASPSGAPPSAAREQISPAPHALNAPPLTGIRRLSALDAVRARIALAVDLGLLEPGERLPASDRIAEALHTSEITVRRALVALCRDGVLERRRGRTGGTLVAEHPPRGAVGAVESYRAAAPDVHALIDHRLVLECGIAHLAAARGLDEAADRELRRLVEEMETAGSWAEFHRWDERFHLAVAAATGLPSVVEPYGLALKELYRYYLPYPLDHLRESNGEHRALVEAVRRADPAAAAEVARRHVQTLHESMFMHLLNDS from the coding sequence ATGGTCGGCTCCCCTTCCCGTTCCGCTTCCCCCTCCGGCGCGCCGCCGTCCGCGGCGCGCGAGCAGATATCCCCGGCGCCGCACGCCCTGAACGCGCCACCGCTGACGGGCATCCGGCGGCTCTCGGCCCTGGACGCGGTACGGGCACGCATCGCGCTCGCGGTCGACCTGGGACTCCTGGAACCCGGCGAGCGGCTGCCGGCCAGCGACCGGATCGCCGAGGCGCTGCACACCTCCGAGATCACCGTCCGCCGGGCCCTCGTGGCCCTGTGCCGGGACGGCGTGCTGGAGCGCCGGCGGGGACGCACCGGCGGCACGCTCGTGGCGGAACACCCGCCCCGCGGCGCGGTGGGTGCCGTGGAGTCCTACCGGGCCGCGGCGCCGGACGTGCACGCTCTGATCGACCACCGCCTCGTCCTCGAATGCGGCATCGCCCATCTCGCCGCCGCCCGGGGCCTGGACGAGGCCGCCGACCGCGAGCTGCGGCGCCTGGTCGAGGAGATGGAGACGGCCGGGAGCTGGGCCGAGTTCCACCGCTGGGACGAGCGGTTCCACCTCGCCGTCGCGGCCGCCACCGGCCTGCCGTCGGTCGTCGAGCCCTACGGGCTCGCGCTGAAGGAGCTGTACCGGTACTACCTGCCGTATCCGCTGGACCACCTGCGCGAGTCCAACGGCGAGCACCGCGCCCTGGTCGAGGCGGTGCGCCGGGCCGATCCGGCCGCCGCTGCGGAGGTCGCCAGGCGCCACGTACAGACCCTGCACGAGAGCATGTTCATGCACTTGTTGAACGATTCCTGA
- a CDS encoding response regulator translates to MIRVLVVDDEALIRTGFQHILGAADDIEVVAAVPGGQAVRTVRELRPDVVLLDIRMPDVDGLTVLADLRRLREPPVVAMLTTFDTDEYVAAALRSGADGFLLKDTDPEQLPHLIRTLAAGGVVLSATVTRTVVNGYLDSGPDEPAVRGVARLTDRERAVLRLVAEGLSNADIGTRMHLSTGTVKDHVSTILTKLEVGSRVQAALLAERAGLLRAPRHEEGT, encoded by the coding sequence GTGATCCGGGTACTGGTGGTCGACGACGAGGCCCTGATCCGTACGGGCTTCCAGCACATCCTCGGTGCGGCGGACGACATCGAGGTCGTGGCGGCGGTCCCCGGCGGTCAGGCGGTCCGGACCGTACGGGAGTTACGGCCGGACGTCGTGCTGCTCGACATCCGCATGCCGGACGTGGACGGGCTCACCGTCCTGGCCGACCTCCGGCGGTTGCGGGAACCACCGGTGGTCGCCATGCTCACCACCTTCGACACCGACGAGTACGTGGCGGCCGCCCTGCGCTCCGGCGCCGACGGATTCCTCCTCAAGGACACCGACCCCGAGCAACTGCCGCATCTGATACGCACGTTGGCGGCCGGCGGTGTCGTGCTGTCCGCCACGGTCACCCGGACGGTCGTCAACGGCTACCTCGACAGCGGCCCCGACGAGCCCGCCGTCCGCGGCGTGGCCCGGCTCACCGACCGCGAACGCGCCGTTCTCCGCCTCGTCGCCGAAGGACTGTCCAACGCCGACATCGGGACACGGATGCACTTGAGCACCGGCACGGTCAAGGACCACGTCAGCACCATCCTCACCAAGCTGGAGGTGGGCAGCCGGGTACAGGCGGCCCTGCTCGCCGAGCGCGCGGGGCTCCTGCGGGCCCCGCGGCACGAGGAGGGCACATGA
- a CDS encoding Pls/PosA family non-ribosomal peptide synthetase, translated as MVGKNAQVTTEDLAEPATVPHEHTVPAAVGTESALAEVLAAVVRVEHVPADSHFFDDLGADSMLMAQFCARVRKRPDLPAVSMKDIYRHPTLRSLAAALDRPAPPASNGQAAVAAPALPAPPEPARASTAEYLFCGALQFLLFLGYAYVTALVLGLGYDWIAAAPGLLDGYVRAVLFGGAVFLGMCALPIAAKWLLIGRWKPQRIRIWSLSYVRFWLVRTLIQLNPLVLFAGSPLYVLYLKALGAHIGRRVAYLSKHVPVCADLLTVGDDSVVRKEAFLTCYRAEAGWISTGTVTLGKDVYVSEATVLDIDVSMGDGAQLGHASSLYSGQSVPAGERRHGTPAQPTDTDYRSVGPAKCTTVSRVGYSVVQLLTALLVYVPLVFGGVDLLVSQVPQLSALLSAESMAFTSWTFYRDALAASFVLFFGSLVFGLLFVTTVPRLLNLFLRPDTVYPLYGFHYSVHRTIARMTNNKFFMRLAGDSSLVVHYLRAIGYDLSRVEQTGSNFGTEVKHENPYLSTVGTGTMVADGLSVINADYSSTSFRVTRVAIGPHNFLGNQVNYPSRGRTGQNVLLATKVMVPIDGKVREGVGLLGSPSFEIPRSVERDATFDHLRSGAELRRQLSAKNRHNAVTLLSFLFTRWIHAFGVLLLAGAAAGLYKSLGALAIAAATVLTVAFTIGFTALVERVATRFRRQSPRFCSIYHPYFWQHERFWKHQAMELRLLNGTPFKGLFWRMLGVRLGKRLFDDGARMPERTLVTIGDDCTLNVGSVIQCHSQEDGTFKSDRTTLGNGCTLGNGTLVHYGVTVGDGATLAPDSFLMKGEEVPRHAHWGGNPAHEM; from the coding sequence GTGGTGGGAAAGAACGCACAGGTCACAACGGAGGACCTGGCGGAACCCGCAACAGTTCCACACGAACACACCGTCCCAGCAGCAGTCGGCACCGAAAGTGCCCTCGCCGAAGTGCTGGCCGCGGTCGTGCGCGTCGAGCACGTACCGGCCGACAGCCACTTCTTCGACGACCTCGGTGCCGACTCGATGCTGATGGCGCAATTCTGTGCCCGGGTCAGGAAGCGCCCGGACCTGCCGGCGGTGTCGATGAAGGACATCTACCGGCACCCGACGCTCCGCAGCCTGGCCGCGGCGCTCGACCGGCCCGCGCCGCCCGCGTCCAACGGGCAGGCGGCCGTGGCGGCGCCCGCCTTGCCGGCCCCGCCGGAGCCGGCCAGGGCGAGCACGGCGGAGTACCTCTTCTGCGGAGCCCTGCAGTTCCTGCTCTTCCTCGGCTACGCCTACGTCACCGCGCTCGTCCTGGGCCTCGGCTACGACTGGATCGCGGCCGCCCCGGGCCTGCTCGACGGCTATGTGCGGGCCGTCCTGTTCGGCGGCGCGGTCTTCCTCGGCATGTGCGCCCTGCCGATCGCGGCGAAGTGGCTGCTCATCGGGCGGTGGAAGCCGCAGCGGATCCGCATCTGGAGCCTGTCGTACGTCCGGTTCTGGCTCGTCCGGACGCTGATCCAGCTGAACCCGCTGGTGCTGTTCGCCGGTTCACCGCTGTACGTGCTCTACCTGAAGGCACTGGGCGCGCACATCGGCCGCCGGGTCGCGTACCTCTCCAAGCACGTGCCGGTCTGCGCCGACCTGCTGACCGTCGGCGACGACTCGGTCGTCCGCAAGGAAGCGTTCCTCACCTGCTACCGGGCCGAGGCCGGCTGGATCAGCACCGGCACCGTCACCCTCGGGAAGGACGTGTACGTCAGCGAGGCCACGGTGCTGGACATCGACGTCTCGATGGGCGACGGGGCGCAGCTCGGTCACGCCTCCTCGCTGTACTCCGGGCAGTCCGTGCCCGCGGGCGAGCGCCGGCACGGCACGCCCGCGCAGCCGACCGACACGGACTACCGGTCGGTCGGGCCCGCCAAGTGCACCACGGTGAGCCGGGTCGGCTACAGCGTGGTCCAGCTGCTGACCGCGCTGCTGGTGTACGTGCCGCTGGTGTTCGGCGGGGTGGACCTGCTGGTGTCGCAGGTGCCGCAGCTCAGCGCGCTGCTGAGCGCGGAGTCGATGGCCTTCACGAGCTGGACGTTCTACCGGGACGCGCTGGCCGCGTCGTTCGTGCTCTTCTTCGGTTCGCTGGTCTTCGGTCTGCTCTTCGTGACCACCGTTCCCCGTCTGCTGAACCTCTTCCTCCGGCCGGACACGGTCTATCCGCTGTACGGCTTCCACTACTCGGTGCACCGGACGATCGCACGGATGACCAACAACAAGTTCTTCATGCGGCTCGCCGGCGACAGCTCGCTCGTCGTCCACTACCTGCGCGCCATCGGGTACGACCTGTCGCGGGTGGAACAGACGGGGTCGAACTTCGGCACGGAGGTCAAGCACGAGAACCCGTACCTGAGCACCGTGGGCACGGGGACGATGGTCGCCGACGGGCTGTCGGTCATCAACGCGGACTACTCCAGCACGTCCTTCCGCGTCACACGGGTGGCGATCGGCCCGCACAACTTCCTCGGCAACCAGGTCAACTACCCGTCGCGCGGCAGGACAGGGCAGAACGTCCTGCTCGCGACGAAGGTCATGGTCCCGATCGACGGGAAGGTCCGGGAGGGGGTCGGGCTCCTGGGGTCGCCCAGCTTCGAGATCCCGCGCTCCGTCGAGCGCGACGCGACCTTCGACCACCTGCGCAGCGGTGCGGAGCTGCGCCGACAGCTGTCCGCCAAGAACCGTCACAACGCCGTCACGCTGCTCTCGTTCCTGTTCACGCGGTGGATCCACGCCTTCGGCGTGCTGCTGCTGGCGGGCGCGGCTGCCGGGCTCTACAAGTCCCTCGGCGCGCTGGCGATCGCCGCGGCCACCGTCCTCACCGTCGCGTTCACCATCGGGTTCACGGCGCTCGTCGAGCGCGTCGCCACCCGGTTCCGGCGGCAGAGCCCGCGGTTCTGCTCGATCTACCACCCGTACTTCTGGCAGCACGAGCGCTTCTGGAAGCACCAGGCGATGGAGCTGCGGCTGCTGAACGGCACCCCGTTCAAGGGCCTGTTCTGGCGGATGCTGGGCGTCCGGCTCGGGAAGCGGCTCTTCGACGACGGGGCCAGGATGCCCGAGCGGACGCTCGTCACCATCGGCGACGACTGCACGCTCAACGTCGGCAGCGTCATCCAGTGCCACTCCCAGGAGGACGGCACCTTCAAGTCCGACCGCACCACGCTCGGGAACGGCTGCACCCTCGGGAACGGCACGCTGGTGCACTACGGCGTGACCGTGGGCGACGGCGCGACGCTGGCCCCGGACTCCTTCCTGATGAAGGGCGAGGAGGTACCGCGGCACGCGCATTGGGGAGGCAACCCGGCGCACGAGATGTGA
- a CDS encoding hemerythrin domain-containing protein, whose product MVSPTTAPTPAPAPEQDVVALLMGQHGEIRNLFDEVEQTTGDARRDAFRRLVRLLAVHETAEEEVVHPYVKSAVDGGADIVADRLAEENAAKEALSELDGMDPEDSAFLPRLLELRTAVTEHARAEERYEFAQLRRLNDAGRLAAMAKAVKAAEATAPTHPHPGTETAAKNLVAGPVAAVMDRARDAIRKVMGKDG is encoded by the coding sequence ATGGTGAGCCCGACGACGGCACCCACCCCCGCACCCGCGCCCGAGCAGGACGTGGTCGCCCTGCTCATGGGCCAGCACGGGGAGATCCGCAATCTCTTCGACGAGGTGGAGCAGACCACCGGCGACGCCCGCCGGGACGCCTTCCGGCGCCTGGTGCGGCTGCTGGCCGTGCACGAGACCGCCGAGGAGGAGGTCGTCCACCCGTACGTGAAGAGCGCCGTGGACGGCGGCGCGGACATCGTGGCGGACCGGCTGGCCGAGGAGAACGCCGCCAAGGAGGCGCTCAGCGAACTGGACGGGATGGATCCCGAGGACTCCGCCTTTCTGCCGCGGCTGCTGGAGCTGCGTACCGCGGTGACGGAGCACGCCCGCGCCGAGGAGCGGTACGAGTTCGCCCAGCTGCGGCGGCTGAACGACGCCGGCCGGCTGGCCGCGATGGCCAAGGCCGTGAAGGCGGCCGAGGCGACGGCGCCGACCCATCCGCACCCCGGGACGGAGACGGCCGCGAAGAACCTCGTGGCCGGCCCCGTGGCCGCGGTCATGGACCGGGCCCGGGACGCCATCCGCAAGGTCATGGGCAAGGACGGCTGA
- a CDS encoding carbon-nitrogen hydrolase family protein, which yields MSRPLPVALAQTPPRPAEAPLSGFADDVHALLEKFPRTRLVAYPELHLCGVTGNRAESEARLQDAAEPLDGPRTKALAELAGDLGVWLLPGTVCERGPGGELFNTALAFSPEGRLAASYRKVFPWRPYEPYASGDRFVVADLGEAGRVGFAICYDAWFPEVARQLAWMGAEVVVNPVMTTTSDRAQELVLARANAIVNQVYVLSVNTAGPAGTGRSLIVDPEGRVRTEAADSVPTVLTDVLDLDDVERVRTYGTAGLSRMWDHFGERDTAIGLPLYDGRIDPRSWRPDPHNARP from the coding sequence ATGTCCCGCCCGCTGCCCGTCGCACTCGCCCAGACACCGCCCCGCCCCGCCGAAGCGCCGCTCTCCGGCTTCGCCGACGACGTCCACGCGCTGCTGGAGAAGTTCCCGCGGACGCGGCTGGTCGCCTACCCGGAGCTGCACCTCTGCGGCGTCACGGGCAACCGTGCGGAGAGCGAGGCCCGGCTCCAGGACGCCGCCGAGCCCCTCGACGGGCCGCGCACGAAGGCCCTCGCCGAGCTGGCCGGGGACCTCGGCGTCTGGCTGCTGCCCGGCACCGTGTGCGAACGGGGCCCCGGCGGCGAGCTGTTCAACACCGCACTGGCCTTCTCACCGGAAGGCCGGCTGGCCGCCTCGTACCGCAAGGTCTTCCCCTGGCGGCCGTACGAGCCGTACGCGTCCGGGGACCGCTTCGTCGTCGCGGACCTCGGTGAAGCGGGCCGGGTCGGCTTCGCGATCTGCTACGACGCCTGGTTCCCCGAGGTGGCGCGGCAGCTGGCCTGGATGGGCGCCGAGGTCGTCGTGAACCCCGTCATGACGACCACCTCGGACCGGGCGCAGGAGCTGGTGCTCGCGCGCGCCAACGCCATCGTGAACCAGGTGTACGTCCTCAGCGTGAACACCGCGGGCCCGGCCGGCACCGGACGCAGCCTGATCGTCGACCCCGAGGGCCGGGTCCGCACCGAAGCGGCGGACTCCGTTCCCACCGTCCTCACCGACGTGCTCGACCTCGACGACGTCGAGCGGGTACGCACCTACGGCACGGCCGGCCTCAGCCGCATGTGGGACCACTTCGGGGAGCGGGACACCGCCATCGGACTGCCGCTGTACGACGGCCGCATCGACCCCCGCAGCTGGCGCCCGGACCCGCACAACGCCCGGCCCTGA